In a genomic window of Betaproteobacteria bacterium:
- a CDS encoding TrkH family potassium uptake protein, protein MNSLLPVAPLLGLIAMVMSLWHLVPLAVSIGLADGAAHAFAQSMAINSAAGYVLWLATRRFRQDLKPRDGITLVVFAWVGGAAFATVPLLLSIPGLSFTDAYFESVAGLTASGGTVLTGLDRLPPSINVWRAELQWLGGLGILVLAVAILPLLGLGGRQIYRAEMPGPMKDARMTPRIKETAKALWTVYVVLTALCLLAYWAAGMGWIDALVHAFTTMGLGGFSSHDASIGYFESPAIEAVAIVFMLVAGINFATHFIAWRGRSIAAYRKDPEATTYLFLLSASVLLIGGYLWAHEVYPDLATSIRYAAFNTISIATTTGYSTTDYGIWPSFAPLWLLFLGTFAACSGSTGGGIRMIRAIVLYRQIYRDMVRMLHPNAITPVKVAGQVIPGRTIFGVLAFFFAWVATLVVASLLLAGSGLPPLTALSAAVASLCNIGPGLHEVGPAANFANLSDAQIWICTATMLLGRLEIFTVLILFTPAYWRT, encoded by the coding sequence TTGAACAGCCTGCTCCCGGTGGCCCCGCTGCTGGGGCTGATTGCGATGGTCATGAGCTTGTGGCACCTCGTGCCGCTCGCGGTCTCGATCGGGCTTGCCGACGGCGCGGCGCACGCATTCGCTCAATCCATGGCGATCAACAGCGCGGCCGGATACGTGCTCTGGCTCGCGACCCGGCGCTTTCGTCAGGACTTGAAGCCCCGCGACGGCATTACCCTGGTTGTGTTCGCCTGGGTCGGTGGCGCAGCTTTCGCCACGGTGCCGCTGTTGCTGTCCATTCCGGGCCTCAGCTTCACCGACGCCTATTTCGAGTCCGTGGCCGGGCTCACGGCGAGCGGCGGCACGGTGCTCACGGGGCTCGATCGCCTGCCGCCGTCGATCAACGTCTGGCGTGCCGAGCTGCAGTGGTTGGGCGGGCTCGGAATTCTCGTTCTGGCGGTCGCCATACTGCCGCTGCTCGGACTGGGCGGGCGCCAGATCTACCGCGCCGAGATGCCCGGGCCGATGAAGGACGCGCGCATGACACCGCGCATCAAGGAAACGGCCAAGGCGCTCTGGACCGTTTACGTCGTGCTCACCGCGCTGTGCCTTCTCGCCTACTGGGCGGCAGGGATGGGGTGGATCGACGCGCTCGTGCACGCCTTCACCACCATGGGGCTGGGCGGTTTCTCCTCGCACGACGCGAGCATCGGCTACTTCGAGTCGCCCGCCATCGAGGCGGTGGCGATCGTGTTCATGCTGGTCGCCGGGATCAACTTCGCCACCCACTTCATTGCATGGCGCGGTCGCAGCATCGCCGCCTATCGCAAGGACCCCGAGGCGACGACTTACCTCTTCCTGCTGAGCGCGAGCGTGCTGCTGATCGGCGGTTACCTCTGGGCGCACGAAGTCTATCCGGACCTGGCGACGTCGATTCGCTACGCGGCCTTCAACACCATCTCGATCGCGACCACGACCGGATACTCCACGACCGACTACGGCATCTGGCCGTCGTTCGCCCCGCTCTGGCTGCTCTTTCTCGGCACATTTGCCGCTTGTTCCGGTTCGACCGGCGGCGGAATCCGCATGATCCGTGCGATCGTGCTCTATCGCCAGATCTACCGCGATATGGTGCGCATGCTGCATCCGAACGCCATCACCCCGGTGAAAGTGGCCGGTCAGGTGATCCCGGGACGGACCATCTTCGGCGTGCTCGCCTTTTTCTTTGCGTGGGTAGCAACTCTGGTGGTCGCCTCGCTGCTGCTGGCCGGATCGGGATTGCCGCCGCTCACGGCGCTTTCGGCCGCCGTCGCGTCCCTGTGCAACATCGGGCCGGGGCTGCACGAAGTTGGACCGGCAGCGAATTTCGCGAACCTGTCCGATGCTCAGATCTGGATCTGCACCGCGACCATGCTGCTCGGCCGCCTGGAGATCTTCACCGTTCTCATCCTGTTCACACCGGCATACTGGCGCACGTGA
- a CDS encoding YqgE/AlgH family protein, producing the protein MLSMNLTDHFLIAMPNMVDPNFSRTLTYVCEHNDQGALGLVVNRPIDMTLSALLAQVSVPHADAELAKTPVHFGGPVQVDRGFVLHQPIGEWQSTLAVNGRIGLTTSKDILVAVGSGEGPSKLLVTLGYAGWAPGQLENELSQNAWLTVPASPEVIFDVPFEERLPAAMQLLGVDLASLSEQAGHA; encoded by the coding sequence ATGCTCAGCATGAACCTCACGGATCATTTCCTGATCGCCATGCCGAACATGGTCGATCCGAACTTCTCGCGCACGCTCACGTATGTCTGCGAACACAACGATCAGGGTGCGCTCGGCCTGGTCGTGAACCGCCCGATCGACATGACGCTGTCGGCGCTGCTGGCACAGGTGAGCGTTCCGCACGCCGACGCCGAGTTGGCGAAGACGCCCGTGCACTTCGGCGGACCGGTTCAGGTCGATCGCGGCTTCGTGTTGCACCAGCCGATCGGGGAATGGCAGTCCACGCTGGCCGTCAACGGCCGCATCGGCCTGACGACGTCCAAGGACATCCTGGTCGCCGTAGGCAGCGGCGAAGGACCGAGCAAGCTCCTGGTGACGCTCGGTTATGCCGGCTGGGCGCCGGGGCAGCTGGAGAACGAGCTGTCGCAGAATGCCTGGCTCACGGTGCCGGCCTCGCCCGAGGTGATCTTCGACGTGCCGTTCGAAGAACGGCTGCCCGCGGCCATGCAGTTGCTCGGCGTCGATCTTGCGAGCTTGTCGGAGCAGGCCGGTCATGCCTGA
- the ruvX gene encoding Holliday junction resolvase RuvX, with amino-acid sequence MRARRAAVSSAGCSSAAEFHPAGSFDPDAVAAKRDGADGTVLAFDFGTRRIGVAVGDMRLGIAHPLATIAAEDNRRRFEAIARLVDEWQPVRFVLGHPASRGAEPHPLAPALQRFERRLAARFGVPVERVDETLSSWDASRRLSAAGRPARSQKPQLDAMAACVILESWFECSRTPASAGREGCA; translated from the coding sequence ATGCGCGCGAGGCGCGCAGCCGTGAGCTCGGCCGGCTGCAGCAGCGCCGCCGAATTCCACCCCGCCGGTTCCTTCGATCCCGATGCAGTGGCGGCCAAGCGCGACGGTGCCGACGGGACCGTGCTCGCATTCGATTTCGGTACGAGGCGGATCGGGGTTGCGGTCGGGGATATGCGGCTTGGCATCGCGCACCCGCTGGCCACCATCGCCGCGGAGGACAATCGCCGGCGCTTCGAGGCGATCGCGCGCCTGGTCGATGAGTGGCAGCCCGTGCGTTTCGTGCTCGGACATCCGGCCAGCCGCGGCGCCGAGCCGCATCCCCTGGCGCCGGCTTTGCAGCGCTTCGAGCGGCGGCTTGCTGCGCGCTTCGGCGTGCCGGTCGAGCGCGTGGACGAAACCCTGTCCTCATGGGATGCCAGCCGCCGGCTGTCGGCCGCGGGTCGACCTGCTCGGAGTCAGAAGCCGCAGCTGGACGCCATGGCGGCGTGCGTGATCCTGGAGAGCTGGTTCGAGTGCTCTCGCACGCCGGCCTCGGCCGGGCGTGAGGGTTGCGCATGA